A DNA window from Arachis hypogaea cultivar Tifrunner chromosome 18, arahy.Tifrunner.gnm2.J5K5, whole genome shotgun sequence contains the following coding sequences:
- the LOC112769694 gene encoding G-type lectin S-receptor-like serine/threonine-protein kinase At4g27290 yields MESLTLLLLCLSLVNNIAISNARDTIDRVQFLSDNGETIVSADETFALGFFSPGTSKNRYVGIWYNKVPKETVVWVANRNKPLTDSSGVLKVNDTGILVLLDRSNDMVVWSSNTTTTATGDPIAKLLNSGNLVVHERSKGDDDSRDFVWQSFDYPSDIILPGIKLGRNLVTGIKWSITSWSNSSDPSPGRYSLRFDIDGCPQTMMRDGSTKVFRFGSWNGVQLIGQAAVTTNSIVKYSYVFNEEEQYGMYELINSVAPHKLMLQSDGIIRRTTWSSEKSSWITIMSKRGDTCDNYATCGSYSSCNINRNPICSCLDGFVLSNKQDSSSDCVRRTSLNCRGDGFLKLSGLKIPDTEKSWYNRSISLEDCESGEFWKMKERLHETQRRESVFLIHISITIPLKNGNAKLSIQNNTVDIYSH; encoded by the coding sequence ATGGAAAGCTTAACACTGCTGCTACTGTGTCTTTCTCTCGTAAACAATATAGCAATCTCTAATGCAAGAGACACTATTGATAGAGTGCAATTTCTTAGCGATAATGGTGAGACCATAGTTTCAGCTGATGAAACCTTCGCACTAGGATTTTTCAGTCCTGGAACTTCTAAGAACCGTTATGTTGGAATTTGGTATAACAAAGTCCCAAAGGAAACAGTAGTATGGGTTGCCAACAGAAACAAACCCTTAACTGATTCATCAGGAGTTTTGAAGGTTAACGACACTGGAATCTTAGTTCTTCTTGATCGTAGCAACGACATGGTCGTCTGGTCCTCTAATACAACCACAACAGCAACAGGGGATCCAATTGCAAAGCTTTTGAATTCAGGAAATCTTGTTGTGCACGAGAGAAGCAAAGGTGATGACGACTCTAGAGATTTTGTGTGGCAGAGTTTCGATTATCCAAGTGATATAATCCTACCTGGAATAAAACTAGGAAGAAATTTGGTTACTGGTATAAAATGGTCCATAACATCATGGAGCAACTCCAGCGATCCATCTCCAGGTAGATATAGTTTACGATTTGATATAGATGGATGTCCACAGACAATGATGAGAGATGGTTCAACCAAAGTCTTTCGCTTCGGATCATGGAACGGCGTTCAGTTAATAGGACAGGCGGCAGTTACAACAAACTCTATAGTTAAATATAGCTATGTTTTTAATGAGGAAGAGCAATATGGTATGTATGAGCTTATCAATAGTGTAGCCCCTCACAAATTGATGTTACAATCTGATGGAATCATTCGGCGCACGACGTGGAGTAGCGAGAAATCATCTTGGATCACCATTATGTCAAAGCGTGGAGATACTTGCGACAACTACGCAACGTGCGGGTCTTATTCTAGTTGTAATATCAATAGAAATCCTATATGTAGCTGCTTGGATGGGTTTGTGCTGAGTAATAAGCAAGATTCATCTAGCGATTGTGTTAGGAGAACTTCGTTGAATTGCCGTGGAGATGGGTTTCTGAAGCTTTCGGGCTTGAAAATACCTGACACGGAAAAATCATGGTATAATAGAAGTATTAGCCTCGAAGATTGTGAAAGTGGTGAGTTCTGGAAGATGAAAGAGCGACTTCACGAAACTCAGAGAAGGGAGAGTGTGTTTCTTATTCACATCTCAATCACCATTCCACTTAAAAATGGGAATGCAAAACTATCCATACAAAATAATACTGTTGATATATatagtcactaa
- the LOC140181277 gene encoding uncharacterized protein: MASDNNPPFSSVDIQALASLVNQINLMQSNATRTQSNPALDPVNPYFLHPGENSGSSLLSTPLVGNNYQIWEKAMWRALTSKNKLGFVDGSIKKPERGTALFEAWERSNTYVVSLINQSLSPEIAKSVVWINSAEELWKELKHRYCHGDIYRIAELEEDLFATRQGELTITDYYTKLKEIWEELDNLRPIPICSRCSENCTCELNILRGYKEDSSVVRLLRGLNDQYSTVRSQIMLMKPLPKVDAVFSDLLQQERQFNMNEMVEGKALITNARTDGGIIRGRGRGKGGRGGHGNYHKTGRGSKQCSYCGKNGHLIDTCYKKHGFPPRFKNGGASINNLVAEESDDNSNQSQEAFGNSELGFTLEQKKALLALLNQQDAQPKHSINQIVATTLPSNQGISYIMSMSIFSPKSWVIDSGATNHVAYSKSFFQCLYQIKPVLINMPDGTSTITQYAGTIVFSDQFKLFHVFFIPTFKFNLISVSKLTADSKLKLTFDEFGCEIQEKITMKTIGVAEQRRGLYAFENLTPVQAVSSSVLPSTSALAIEPTQSASSSVLSSASALAV, encoded by the coding sequence atggCGTCAGATAACAATCCACCGTTCTCTTCTGTAGACATCCAGGCTCTTGCAAGTTTGGTTAACCAGATCAATCTTATGCAATCGAATGCAACAAGAACGCAATCAAATCCTGCATTGGATCCAGTGAATCCCTATTTTCTGCATCCCGGAGAAAATTCAGGTTCTTCTTTACTTTCGACTCCTTTAGTAGGAAACAATTACCAAATTTGGGAGAAAGCTATGTGGAGAGCACTTACATCAAAGAATAAACTAGGATTTGTAGATGGATCAATTAAAAAACCTGAAAGAGGAACTGCATTGTTTGAAGCATGGGAACGATCTAACACATATGTGGTTTCTTTGATTAATCAATCTTTAAGCCCTGAGATAGCTAAGAGTGTAGTGTGGATAAATTCTGCTGAGGAATTGTGGAAAGAATTAAAGCATAGGTACTGTCACGGAGACATATATAGAATTGCAGAACTAGAGGAAGATCTATTTGCTACAAGACAAGGAGAGTTAACAATTACAGATTACTATACAAAATTGAAAGAGATTTGGGAAGAATTAGATAATTTGCGCCCGATCCCGATCTGTTCAAGATGTTCTGAAAACTGCACCTGTGAATTGAATATATTGAGAGGTTATAAGGAAGACTCAAGTGTTGTAAGACTCTTGCGTGGATTGAATGATCAATATTCTACTGTACGATCTCAAATCATGCTGATGAAACCATTGCCCAAGGTAGATGCAGTTTTTTCTGATTTGCTTCAGCAAGAAAGGCAGTTTAACATGAATGAAATGGTTGAAGGGAAGGCATTGATAACCAATGCAAGAACTGATGGTGGAATTATTAGAGGAAGGGGTAGAGGCAAAGGAGGTAGGGGAGGCCATGGCAATTATCACAAGACTGGAAGAGGTTCAAAGCAGTGCAGTTATTGTGGCAAAAATGGCCATCTAATAGACACATGCTATAAAAAGCATGGATTCCCTCCTCGTTTCAAGAATGGTGGTGCCTCTATCAACAATTTGGTTGCTGAAGAAAGTGATGATAACAGCAATCAGTCTCAAGAAGCATTCGGCAATTCTGAGCTTGGCTTTACTTTAGAGCAAAAGAAAGCATTATTAGCTCTCTTGAATCAGCAAGATGCACAACCAAAGCATAGCATAAATCAAATTGTTGCCACCACACTTCCGTCAAACCAAGGTATATCTTATATAATGTCAATGTCCATTTTCAGTCCAAAATCATGGGTCATTGACTCAGGTGCTACAAATCATGTTGCCTATTCAAAGTCATTTTTTCAGTGCCTATATCAAATAAAACCTGTTCTTATTAATATGCCTGATGGTACCAGTACAATAACCCAATATGCAGGAACCATAGTATTCTCGGACCAGTTTAAATTGTTTCATGTGTTTTTCATTCCAACATTCAAATTTAATCTAATATCTGTGTCTAAATTGACTGCCGATTCAAAATTAAAACTTacatttgatgaatttggttgtGAAATTCAGGAAAAGATTACCATGAAGACAATTGGTGTAGCTGAACAGAGAAGAGGCTTGTATGCTTTTGAAAACCTCACACCTGTTCAAGCTGTATCTTCATCTGTTCTTCCATCTACATCTGCATTGGCTATTGAGCCTACACAATCTGCATCTTCATCTGTTCTTTCATCTGCATCTGCACTAGCTGTTTAG